A genomic region of Pseudomonas sp. KU43P contains the following coding sequences:
- a CDS encoding RNA polymerase sigma factor produces the protein MSSAQSPHADLVGALYRDHRGWLLAWLQRSLACRQRAEDLSQDTFVRLLGRDQLDTPREPRAFLAAVAKGLMFDHFRRAALEQAYLAELARIPEAEHPSPEIQHLILEDLKAIDRLLGKLSSKARAAFLHNRLDGMGHAEIAERLGVSVSRVRQYIAQGMRQCYVALYGEPT, from the coding sequence CGCCGATCTGGTCGGTGCGCTGTATCGCGACCATCGCGGCTGGCTGCTCGCCTGGCTGCAACGCAGCCTGGCTTGCCGTCAGCGGGCCGAAGACCTGAGCCAGGACACCTTCGTGCGCCTGCTCGGCCGCGACCAGCTCGATACCCCCCGCGAACCCCGCGCCTTCCTCGCCGCCGTGGCCAAGGGCCTGATGTTCGACCACTTCCGCCGCGCCGCACTGGAGCAGGCCTACCTGGCCGAACTGGCGCGCATCCCGGAAGCCGAGCACCCCTCGCCGGAAATCCAGCACCTGATCCTCGAAGACCTCAAGGCCATCGACCGTCTGCTCGGCAAGTTGTCGAGCAAGGCCCGCGCGGCCTTCCTGCACAACCGCCTGGACGGCATGGGCCACGCCGAAATCGCCGAGCGCCTGGGGGTGTCGGTGTCGCGGGTGCGCCAGTACATCGCCCAAGGCATGCGCCAGTGCTATGTCGCCCTGTATGGGGAGCCGACGTGA
- a CDS encoding FecR domain-containing protein, producing the protein MNASPVSARVLEAAIAWKLSLDEGSGTADERNEFMRWHAASEEHARAWRQLGVLDQRVSAAAGPARQALLQSRVSLRRRIGRAGSGLAGMLLLGSLLAWLGAPSLQPSYWLADQRTATGELRTLRLEDGTLLSLNSHTAVDIDYQGEQRVLVLHQGEISVETGHNDPRPLLVRTDDGRLRPLGTRFLVRREDQGTRLEVLQSSVAAMPLNSGDEQVLHEGQQVLMSTNGLGQVGPVPAGADAWTRGMLVVDNVRLADLLAKLGQYRNGHLGVADEIADLRVSGSFPLTDTDLALASLVPALPVKVERHTPWWVTVVPK; encoded by the coding sequence GTGAACGCTTCACCGGTTTCAGCCCGCGTCCTGGAAGCCGCCATTGCCTGGAAACTGAGCCTGGACGAGGGTAGTGGCACAGCCGATGAGCGCAACGAATTCATGCGCTGGCACGCCGCCAGCGAAGAACATGCCCGCGCCTGGCGCCAGCTTGGTGTCCTTGACCAGCGCGTCAGCGCCGCCGCCGGCCCGGCCCGCCAGGCCCTGCTGCAATCGCGCGTAAGCCTGCGCCGGCGAATCGGCAGGGCAGGCAGCGGGCTGGCCGGCATGCTCCTGCTCGGTTCGCTGCTGGCCTGGCTGGGCGCGCCGTCGCTGCAGCCCAGTTACTGGCTGGCGGATCAGCGCACGGCCACCGGCGAGCTGCGCACGCTTCGCCTGGAAGACGGCACCCTGCTGAGCTTGAACAGCCACACGGCGGTCGACATCGATTACCAGGGCGAGCAACGCGTGCTGGTCCTGCACCAGGGCGAAATTTCGGTCGAAACCGGCCACAACGACCCTCGCCCACTGCTGGTACGCACCGACGATGGCCGCCTGCGCCCATTGGGCACCCGCTTCCTGGTGCGCCGCGAAGACCAGGGCACGCGCCTGGAGGTTCTGCAGTCCTCGGTGGCCGCCATGCCGCTCAACAGTGGCGACGAGCAAGTGCTGCACGAAGGCCAGCAGGTGCTGATGAGCACCAATGGCCTGGGCCAGGTCGGCCCGGTGCCAGCCGGCGCCGATGCCTGGACCCGCGGCATGCTGGTGGTGGACAACGTGCGCCTGGCTGACCTGCTGGCCAAGCTCGGCCAGTACCGCAACGGGCACCTGGGGGTGGCCGATGAAATCGCCGACCTGCGCGTGTCGGGCAGCTTCCCGCTGACCGATACCGACCTGGCACTGGCCTCGCTGGTGCCGGCGTTGCCGGTAAAGGTCGAGCGCCATACGCCATGGTGGGTGACCGTAGTCCCTAAATAG
- a CDS encoding lipopolysaccharide kinase InaA family protein: protein MTDYLASADLALLKRHGLNDFEALWALQLDAVDEPNTGRGGWSSVFRLELEGKGYYLKRQCDYLTRTLHSPFGEPTFAREFRNITRYQKLHIPALQAVFYGERKQDGQHRAILLTRALDDWSDLESLLGRWPQLAEAERAGILQATGQLACTLHSAGQVHGCFYPKHIFLRQRRDGWDAQLIDLEKTRPLLFGKRDRLKDLEPLLRRARAWSEADVRQLLAAYLTKPADSALVDDWLQRLTQRRREKEAR from the coding sequence ATGACCGATTACCTGGCCAGCGCGGATCTGGCGCTGCTCAAGCGCCATGGCCTGAATGACTTCGAGGCGCTGTGGGCGCTGCAGCTCGACGCTGTGGACGAACCCAATACCGGCCGTGGTGGCTGGAGCAGCGTGTTCCGCCTGGAGCTCGAAGGCAAGGGCTACTACCTCAAGCGTCAGTGCGACTACCTGACCCGCACCTTGCACAGCCCATTCGGCGAGCCGACCTTCGCCCGTGAGTTCCGCAATATCACCCGCTACCAGAAGCTGCACATCCCGGCTCTGCAGGCGGTGTTCTATGGCGAGCGCAAGCAGGACGGCCAGCATCGGGCGATTCTGCTGACCCGTGCCTTGGACGACTGGAGCGACCTGGAAAGCCTGCTGGGCCGGTGGCCGCAACTGGCCGAGGCCGAGCGTGCCGGCATTCTCCAGGCCACCGGCCAACTGGCGTGTACGCTGCACAGCGCCGGTCAGGTGCACGGTTGCTTCTACCCCAAGCACATCTTCCTGCGTCAACGCCGTGACGGCTGGGACGCGCAACTGATCGACCTGGAAAAGACCCGGCCGCTGCTGTTCGGCAAACGTGACCGGCTCAAGGACCTGGAGCCGCTGCTGCGCCGCGCCCGTGCCTGGAGCGAGGCGGACGTGCGCCAACTGCTGGCCGCCTACCTGACCAAGCCAGCCGACAGTGCCCTGGTCGATGACTGGCTGCAACGCTTGACGCAACGCCGTCGTGAAAAAGAGGCCCGCTGA
- a CDS encoding PepSY-associated TM helix domain-containing protein, which produces MKSPTIRRWSVVHTWSSLICTVFLLLLALTGLPLIFHHELEHLLGDAAELRELPPGTPHLDMQQLVIKAEQHRPGEVVQYFGFDEDEPNGVMAITAATAGTEPNSSHTFMLDARSGEAVAMPAANGGFMMVMLRLHVDMFAGLPGKLLLAFMGVLFVVAIVSGTVLYAPFMRRLAFATVRHDKSRRLRWLDLHNLIGVVTLAWALTVGVTGVISALSDLVIAAWRNDSLAAMVAPYREAPPLTERAPATQLLAIAEQAAPGMRPDFIAFPGTRFSSEHHYAVFMKGATHLTSHLLTPVLIDARTLEVTAVGERPWYMDAMGLSQPLHFGDYGGRPMQILWAILDVLTIVVLLSGLYLWWGKQRKGKGERP; this is translated from the coding sequence ATGAAAAGCCCAACCATCCGCCGCTGGTCCGTGGTCCACACCTGGAGCAGCCTGATCTGCACAGTGTTCCTGCTGTTGCTGGCCCTCACCGGCCTGCCGCTGATCTTCCACCACGAACTGGAACACCTGCTCGGCGATGCTGCCGAGCTGCGCGAGCTGCCACCAGGCACGCCCCACCTCGACATGCAACAGCTGGTGATCAAAGCCGAACAGCACCGTCCTGGCGAAGTGGTGCAGTATTTCGGTTTCGACGAAGACGAGCCCAACGGCGTGATGGCGATTACCGCCGCCACCGCCGGCACCGAACCCAACTCGTCGCACACCTTCATGCTCGATGCGCGCAGCGGCGAAGCCGTGGCCATGCCGGCTGCCAATGGCGGCTTCATGATGGTGATGCTGCGCCTGCATGTGGACATGTTCGCCGGCTTGCCCGGCAAGCTCCTGCTGGCCTTCATGGGCGTGCTTTTCGTCGTGGCGATCGTCTCCGGCACGGTGCTCTACGCGCCGTTCATGCGCCGCCTGGCATTCGCCACGGTGCGCCATGACAAATCACGGCGCCTGCGCTGGCTCGACCTGCACAACCTGATCGGCGTGGTCACCCTGGCCTGGGCGCTGACCGTGGGGGTTACCGGCGTGATCAGCGCCCTCTCCGACCTGGTGATCGCTGCCTGGCGCAATGACAGCCTGGCCGCCATGGTCGCCCCATACCGCGAGGCGCCACCGCTCACCGAACGCGCCCCCGCCACCCAGTTGCTGGCCATCGCCGAGCAGGCCGCGCCCGGTATGCGCCCGGACTTCATCGCCTTCCCCGGTACGCGCTTTTCCAGCGAGCACCACTACGCGGTCTTCATGAAGGGCGCCACGCACCTGACCTCGCACCTGCTGACCCCGGTGCTGATCGATGCCCGCACACTCGAAGTGACTGCCGTGGGCGAGCGCCCCTGGTACATGGACGCCATGGGCCTGTCGCAGCCACTGCACTTTGGCGACTACGGTGGGCGGCCGATGCAGATTCTCTGGGCGATACTCGATGTGCTGACCATCGTCGTGCTCCTCAGCGGCCTGTACCTGTGGTGGGGCAAGCAGCGCAAAGGCAAGGGAGAACGCCCATGA
- a CDS encoding lipopolysaccharide kinase InaA family protein, translating into MAGWNLAPGYEHLAADFGSLDAVFALQGERLTRDPLSEVIRIERDGVHYYVKRYTGAGKHMRRYLGRPRIKAEWQNLKQFAKWDIPTAEVVAWGMERHGLAFGRGAMITRELPNTEDLSALADRNDPRLADRGWVDHLSRQLARHTRIMHEHRFAHNDLKWRNLLVDDHGTVFFIDCPTGDFWRGFMWRHRMIKDLACLDKVAKYHLSATQRLRFYLQYRGRERLNARDKRRIRQVLSFFEGRE; encoded by the coding sequence ATGGCGGGTTGGAACCTGGCGCCGGGTTATGAACACCTGGCGGCGGACTTCGGCAGTCTCGATGCGGTGTTCGCCTTGCAGGGCGAGCGCCTGACACGCGACCCGCTCAGCGAGGTCATCCGTATCGAGCGGGACGGCGTCCACTATTACGTCAAGCGCTACACCGGTGCCGGCAAGCACATGCGCCGCTACCTGGGGCGGCCGCGCATCAAGGCCGAATGGCAGAACCTCAAGCAGTTCGCCAAGTGGGACATTCCCACTGCCGAAGTGGTCGCCTGGGGCATGGAGCGCCACGGCCTGGCATTTGGCCGTGGCGCGATGATCACCCGCGAGCTGCCGAACACCGAAGACCTGTCGGCGCTGGCGGATCGTAACGACCCACGGCTGGCCGACCGCGGCTGGGTCGACCACCTCAGCCGCCAGTTGGCGCGCCATACCCGGATCATGCACGAGCATCGTTTTGCCCATAACGACCTCAAATGGCGCAATCTGCTGGTCGACGATCACGGCACGGTGTTCTTCATCGACTGCCCGACCGGTGACTTCTGGCGCGGCTTCATGTGGCGCCACCGAATGATCAAGGACCTGGCCTGCCTGGACAAAGTAGCCAAATATCACCTGTCGGCGACCCAGCGCCTGCGTTTCTACCTGCAGTACCGCGGGCGCGAGCGCCTGAACGCGCGCGACAAGCGGCGCATTCGCCAGGTACTGAGTTTCTTCGAGGGAAGGGAATGA
- a CDS encoding dermonecrotic toxin domain-containing protein has product MRPLEQLERIDQQIRELLQKLPTPQTDDAATRARLHGDLASFWSTPDGEGLTPRQHLLQLRNAQLVAEIRLRQDDQTLSDEQAALLHTCLTFPLAGQRRHLPLGQRSQVYRLLLQDVHPNWRSYLPGMLVVIGGTEEGRTLTEHATTGTVLLCSLTQGIEAFDTLADLHRELCERLEDPLQSQSLLRLYGDPTQAERARQAQRLRYDWYADSLLEAQIDLLIDAQRQRCNDPDLWLDATHERLNAAMALDRDIDSQALVRTRYSLLLEKNLPNWLRNAGHQGLSHIMQTMQELVAAAERAAAPGILDIQAFTQKHSLLAWAKARLGERLRSDLGIDSPPEQIQVSVVRTRRTGAILHPFATSSYIAYHGLKRVGDEMIEMVKETQSLDQLALRNLPWFDTDYWLTAQVTHRQGKALPPELSPVYVKSLIRDLNVGGSYKDFLQTQLITSRAGKWRLRNHALINRARLRAEAAKARYAGHFGDDPFEHGYQWANAVIDYPHNALRPLVAGYAIKVRQLRILGHTLQGVLLINTTAQRSPSCVLYTPDAPDRRAWRRFHNTRELLRTLRQQPRLSDYVVERLPLLPAAQVRRLLSKGKLSTSLKTPEIEDDLFYACYMAEARAMLADAASNSRTTREVDAQSILDLSWRLLDFISLLLPSRALLALSVGRMTIDIWDGVNAFKQDDAEGVLRHAYNALSHANDAAISYAGSGLLRRTLRGMPKQPPLPLPKRFEVQVDVSTLRYRIDGIYGEGVYEQISPFGGMSQYFVKDKDNRHYKVSFDGQRWRAIDPEQPDAYLQQPVKRKADGQWVIDSPLLWHDGLPDVQQMVDDCYLSEPLEGMALEPEKGLHEADGQLYLQLHKGQLPVRRHLLPDRLHLAIPAAQDAGVVPWAVLRWEARTWLVRVRQAGRSSDWLPLPDAPTQSA; this is encoded by the coding sequence ATGCGACCTCTGGAACAACTCGAACGGATCGATCAACAGATCCGTGAACTACTGCAGAAGCTCCCGACACCCCAGACCGACGATGCAGCCACACGCGCTCGCCTGCATGGCGACCTGGCCAGTTTCTGGAGCACACCGGACGGCGAAGGACTGACGCCCCGGCAACACCTGCTGCAGCTGCGTAATGCCCAACTGGTCGCCGAAATCCGGCTGCGCCAGGATGACCAGACCCTGAGCGACGAACAGGCCGCACTGCTGCACACCTGCCTCACCTTCCCCCTGGCTGGCCAGCGCAGGCATTTGCCGTTGGGTCAACGCTCGCAGGTGTACCGCCTACTGCTCCAAGACGTTCACCCCAACTGGCGCAGCTACCTGCCGGGGATGCTGGTGGTCATCGGCGGCACCGAGGAAGGCCGGACCCTCACCGAGCACGCCACGACAGGCACAGTGCTGTTATGCAGCCTGACCCAAGGCATCGAAGCGTTCGACACCCTCGCTGACCTTCATCGGGAGCTGTGTGAAAGACTCGAAGACCCCTTGCAGAGCCAGTCGCTGCTACGCCTCTACGGCGATCCCACTCAAGCCGAGCGTGCCCGCCAGGCACAGCGCCTGCGCTATGACTGGTACGCCGACAGCCTGCTCGAAGCGCAGATCGACTTGCTCATCGACGCCCAGCGTCAACGCTGCAACGACCCGGATCTGTGGCTCGACGCTACCCACGAGCGGCTGAACGCCGCCATGGCGCTGGATCGAGACATCGACAGCCAGGCCTTGGTGCGTACACGTTACTCGCTATTGCTGGAAAAGAACCTGCCCAATTGGCTGCGCAATGCAGGCCACCAAGGGCTCAGTCACATCATGCAAACCATGCAGGAACTGGTGGCAGCAGCCGAGCGGGCGGCGGCCCCTGGTATTCTCGACATCCAAGCGTTCACCCAGAAGCACAGCCTGCTCGCCTGGGCCAAGGCGCGCCTGGGTGAGCGCTTGCGCAGCGACCTGGGCATCGACAGCCCACCCGAACAGATTCAGGTCAGCGTGGTCCGCACGCGGCGAACCGGGGCCATACTGCACCCGTTCGCCACCTCGTCCTACATTGCCTACCACGGCTTGAAGCGGGTGGGCGATGAAATGATCGAAATGGTCAAGGAGACCCAGTCGCTGGACCAACTGGCCCTGCGCAACCTGCCGTGGTTCGATACCGACTACTGGCTGACCGCACAGGTGACGCACCGTCAGGGCAAGGCGCTGCCGCCCGAATTGTCGCCAGTTTATGTAAAGAGCCTGATCAGGGATCTGAACGTCGGTGGCAGTTACAAAGACTTCCTGCAAACCCAGCTGATCACGTCCAGGGCCGGAAAGTGGCGACTGCGCAATCATGCCCTGATCAACCGTGCTCGCCTGCGTGCCGAAGCGGCCAAGGCCCGTTATGCCGGGCACTTCGGCGATGACCCCTTCGAACATGGCTATCAATGGGCGAACGCCGTGATCGATTATCCGCACAACGCTTTGCGCCCGCTGGTGGCAGGTTATGCGATCAAGGTCCGGCAACTGCGCATCCTGGGACACACGCTGCAAGGCGTGCTGTTGATCAACACCACCGCCCAGCGCTCCCCCAGTTGCGTGTTGTACACCCCGGATGCACCGGACCGCAGGGCTTGGCGCCGATTCCACAACACCCGCGAGCTACTGCGCACCCTACGCCAGCAGCCCCGTCTGAGCGACTACGTGGTCGAGCGTTTGCCCCTGCTGCCTGCCGCGCAGGTCAGGCGCCTGTTGAGCAAGGGCAAGCTCAGCACCTCCCTGAAAACGCCCGAGATCGAAGACGACCTGTTCTATGCCTGCTACATGGCCGAAGCCCGCGCCATGCTGGCCGACGCCGCTTCCAACAGCAGGACGACCAGGGAAGTCGACGCGCAGTCGATCCTCGACCTGTCCTGGCGCCTGCTCGACTTCATCAGCCTGCTGCTGCCCAGCCGGGCCTTGCTGGCCCTGTCCGTCGGGCGTATGACCATCGATATCTGGGACGGCGTCAACGCGTTCAAGCAGGATGATGCAGAAGGCGTGCTACGCCATGCCTACAACGCCCTCAGCCATGCCAACGACGCCGCCATCAGCTACGCCGGCTCCGGCTTGCTTCGACGCACCTTGCGCGGCATGCCCAAGCAACCGCCATTACCCTTGCCCAAACGCTTCGAGGTGCAGGTGGATGTCAGCACCTTGCGCTACCGCATCGATGGCATCTACGGCGAAGGGGTGTACGAGCAGATCTCGCCGTTTGGAGGGATGTCGCAGTACTTCGTCAAGGACAAGGACAACCGTCACTACAAGGTCAGCTTCGATGGCCAGCGCTGGCGGGCCATCGACCCCGAGCAGCCGGATGCCTACCTGCAGCAACCGGTGAAGCGCAAGGCCGACGGGCAATGGGTGATCGACTCGCCATTGCTCTGGCATGACGGGCTGCCGGATGTGCAGCAGATGGTGGATGACTGTTACCTGAGCGAGCCGCTCGAGGGTATGGCGCTGGAGCCGGAGAAAGGGCTGCATGAGGCGGATGGGCAGTTGTACCTGCAGTTGCACAAGGGGCAATTGCCGGTGCGTCGGCATCTACTGCCGGATCGTTTGCATCTAGCCATCCCGGCAGCACAGGACGCCGGGGTGGTGCCTTGGGCAGTGTTGCGCTGGGAGGCGCGCACATGGCTGGTTCGCGTGCGCCAGGCCGGGCGCAGCAGTGACTGGTTGCCGCTGCCGGATGCACCAACCCAGTCTGCCTGA
- a CDS encoding TonB-dependent siderophore receptor, whose amino-acid sequence MSRAVDRFLRPSLMALAIGLAAPLASPALFAAEQNAQRAYNLPSAPLASTLNQIASQSGIALAIDPALVSGRNSAPVNGQYDGLGALQAALRGTGLQLQQSSVGSYSLVAVPDGSLALPETSVNANSDSESAWGPVEGYVAKRTAAGTKTDTALVEVPRSISVATRQQMSDRGVHSLDDAVRYMPGIVSASYGSDTRYDWMRVRGFEPTQFLDGLPLPRGVYANPKAETWNLDRLALLRGPASSIYGQTPPGGLLDMVSRRPQAENANEIELQYGSDNHRQINFASTGKIDDQGQFLYSVSGVIRDGGTQIDHIDDKRYNIAPSLTWNIDDDTSLTLLTQFTRDDTGATSQFRPIQGTKIDMPFGDISHHKNLGDPNYEFYDRTYYALGYAFEHRLNDVWQFRQNLRYTKSDLAFQAITPGAYYQPGGPVKDDGTVSRMSTNTDEDISQFAVDNNFQADFATGDISHTLLLGLDHQRINTNYLSIFGFNVPDSNVNDPVYGLPITRPDRSTAFYDYNQKTRQTGVYVQDQMALDNWRLTLGGREDWVHTGTKYFNKDDVTNTQRDKQFSGNAAISYVFDSGFVPYLSYAESFQPVSNASADPEKSFKPTEGKQWELGIKYQPPGSNTLLSAAVYDLTQKNVSVTNNFGGVSITSQTGEVKVRGLELEAVSDVTDNLKVIAAYTLAKSEVQDGQYKGNRLQLMPNQQASLWADYTWHTGVLDGFGIGAGARYTGNTYGNEANTYLGKADAYTVFDASVHYDLGRLDNSLKGASVAVNATNLLNKDYLSTCDGYYCYYGDERSVVASATYKW is encoded by the coding sequence ATGTCCCGTGCCGTTGATCGTTTCCTGCGTCCCAGCCTGATGGCCCTGGCCATTGGCTTGGCCGCCCCATTGGCCAGCCCTGCCCTGTTCGCCGCCGAGCAAAACGCCCAGCGCGCCTACAACCTGCCCAGCGCCCCGCTGGCCAGCACCCTGAACCAGATCGCCAGCCAGTCGGGCATTGCCCTGGCCATTGACCCGGCGCTGGTCAGTGGTCGCAATTCGGCACCGGTCAACGGCCAGTACGACGGCCTCGGCGCCCTGCAAGCGGCCTTGCGTGGCACAGGGCTGCAACTGCAGCAGAGCAGCGTCGGCAGCTACAGCCTGGTGGCCGTTCCGGATGGCAGCCTGGCGTTGCCGGAAACCAGCGTGAATGCCAACAGTGACAGCGAAAGCGCTTGGGGCCCGGTAGAGGGCTACGTCGCCAAGCGCACCGCCGCTGGCACCAAGACCGATACCGCGCTGGTCGAAGTGCCGCGCTCGATCTCCGTCGCCACCCGCCAGCAGATGAGCGACCGTGGCGTGCACAGCCTCGACGACGCCGTGCGCTACATGCCGGGCATCGTCTCCGCCAGCTACGGCAGCGACACCCGCTATGACTGGATGCGCGTGCGCGGCTTCGAGCCGACCCAGTTCCTCGATGGCCTGCCGCTGCCTCGCGGTGTGTATGCCAACCCTAAAGCTGAAACCTGGAACCTCGATCGCCTTGCCCTGCTGCGCGGTCCGGCCTCCTCCATCTATGGCCAGACCCCGCCTGGTGGCCTGCTGGACATGGTCAGCCGCCGGCCACAGGCCGAAAACGCCAACGAAATCGAACTGCAGTACGGCAGCGACAACCATCGCCAGATCAACTTTGCCAGCACCGGCAAGATCGATGACCAGGGCCAGTTCCTGTACAGCGTCAGCGGCGTGATCCGTGACGGCGGTACGCAGATCGACCATATCGACGACAAGCGCTACAACATCGCTCCAAGCCTGACTTGGAACATTGACGACGACACCTCGTTGACCCTGCTGACCCAGTTCACCCGCGACGATACCGGCGCCACCAGCCAGTTCCGCCCGATCCAGGGCACCAAGATCGACATGCCGTTCGGCGACATCTCGCACCACAAGAACCTGGGTGACCCGAACTACGAGTTCTACGACCGCACCTACTACGCGCTGGGCTATGCCTTCGAGCACCGCCTCAACGATGTCTGGCAGTTCCGCCAGAATCTGCGCTACACCAAATCGGACCTGGCGTTCCAGGCCATCACGCCCGGCGCCTACTACCAGCCCGGTGGTCCGGTGAAAGACGACGGCACCGTCAGCCGCATGTCCACCAACACCGATGAAGACATCAGCCAGTTCGCAGTGGACAACAACTTCCAGGCAGACTTCGCCACCGGTGACATCAGCCATACCCTGTTGCTCGGCTTGGACCACCAGCGCATCAATACCAACTACCTGTCGATCTTCGGTTTCAACGTACCCGACAGCAACGTGAACGATCCGGTCTACGGGCTGCCGATCACCCGTCCTGATCGCTCCACTGCGTTTTACGACTACAACCAGAAAACCCGTCAGACCGGCGTGTACGTGCAAGACCAGATGGCCCTGGACAACTGGCGCTTGACCTTGGGTGGCCGCGAGGACTGGGTGCATACAGGCACCAAGTACTTCAACAAGGATGACGTCACCAATACCCAGCGCGACAAGCAATTCAGCGGCAATGCTGCCATCAGCTACGTGTTCGACTCGGGCTTCGTGCCCTACCTGTCCTATGCCGAGTCCTTCCAGCCCGTCAGCAACGCCAGCGCAGACCCGGAAAAGTCGTTCAAGCCAACCGAAGGCAAGCAATGGGAACTGGGTATCAAGTATCAGCCGCCGGGTTCCAACACCTTGCTCTCGGCAGCCGTGTATGACCTGACCCAGAAAAACGTCTCGGTCACCAACAACTTCGGCGGTGTGAGCATCACCAGCCAGACCGGCGAAGTGAAGGTGCGTGGCCTGGAGCTGGAAGCCGTTTCCGACGTCACCGACAACCTCAAGGTGATCGCAGCCTACACCCTGGCCAAATCCGAAGTGCAGGACGGCCAGTACAAGGGCAACCGCCTGCAACTGATGCCCAACCAGCAAGCCTCGCTGTGGGCCGACTACACCTGGCACACCGGCGTGCTCGATGGCTTCGGCATCGGCGCCGGCGCGCGCTACACCGGCAACACCTACGGCAACGAGGCCAACACCTACCTGGGCAAGGCCGATGCCTACACGGTGTTCGATGCCTCCGTGCACTACGACCTGGGCCGCCTGGACAACAGCCTCAAGGGTGCCTCGGTGGCCGTCAACGCCACCAACCTGCTGAACAAGGACTACCTCTCTACCTGCGACGGCTACTACTGCTACTACGGCGACGAGCGCAGCGTCGTCGCCAGTGCCACCTACAAGTGGTAA
- a CDS encoding lipopolysaccharide kinase InaA family protein, which produces MRLSELKATGRSPSLPLSVTLADAAGSAELQLLSLLRVLPGQRYVGAGVWRGTPVLAKLLVGSSAARHFQRELEGVKLLAEQGLTTPKLLADGLKEGEGGWLLFEYLDGAESLADAWAAVENLPVLADEQHLVLGEALTAVAQMHAKGLWQEDLHLDNLLRHGGKLYLIDGAGIKAETPGQQLSRPRVLENLGVFFAQLPKRLEPFIEELLVHYLLANAEHALPMEALQKQVDKVRNWRLKDYLEKAGRECTLFSVERNMSGLRAIRRGEVEAMLPVLEQADALIDQGHLYKTGGAASVARIEVGGRTLVLKRYNIKNTAHWFKRFWRPSRAWHSWIEGHRLEFLDIATPRPLAVLEQRVMGLRSRAFLVTEFADGPDLTACFAPYVENGDAPEEQIDALVHLMQQLIRERISHGDFKGHNLFWQDGQWSLIDLDAMCQHATQLSFAPAYARDRARLLRNWPSGSALHQRLDRLLPKLD; this is translated from the coding sequence ATGCGTTTGTCTGAATTGAAAGCCACCGGGCGCAGCCCATCGCTGCCGCTGTCGGTGACCCTGGCCGATGCGGCCGGTAGCGCCGAGCTGCAGCTGTTGAGCCTGCTGCGTGTGTTACCGGGCCAGCGCTATGTCGGTGCCGGCGTCTGGCGTGGCACCCCGGTGCTGGCCAAGCTGCTGGTGGGCAGCAGTGCCGCGCGGCACTTCCAGCGTGAGCTGGAAGGTGTGAAGCTGCTGGCCGAACAAGGCCTGACCACGCCGAAACTGCTGGCCGACGGCCTGAAGGAAGGCGAGGGCGGCTGGTTGCTGTTCGAATACCTCGACGGTGCCGAAAGCCTGGCCGATGCCTGGGCCGCAGTGGAAAACCTGCCGGTGCTTGCGGACGAACAGCACCTGGTGCTTGGCGAAGCGCTGACCGCTGTGGCACAGATGCATGCCAAGGGCCTGTGGCAGGAAGACCTGCACCTGGACAACCTGTTGCGTCACGGCGGCAAGCTGTATCTGATCGACGGCGCCGGCATCAAGGCCGAAACGCCTGGCCAGCAGTTGTCGCGCCCGCGCGTGCTGGAAAACCTCGGCGTGTTCTTCGCCCAGTTGCCCAAGCGCCTGGAACCGTTCATCGAAGAGCTGCTGGTGCACTACCTGCTGGCCAACGCCGAGCATGCCTTGCCGATGGAAGCACTGCAGAAACAGGTGGACAAGGTGCGCAACTGGCGCCTGAAGGATTACCTGGAAAAGGCTGGCCGCGAATGCACGTTGTTCAGCGTCGAGCGCAACATGTCCGGCCTGCGGGCCATTCGCCGTGGCGAAGTGGAGGCCATGCTGCCGGTGCTGGAGCAGGCCGATGCCCTGATCGACCAGGGGCATTTGTACAAGACCGGCGGTGCCGCCAGCGTGGCGCGCATTGAGGTGGGCGGTCGCACGCTGGTACTCAAACGCTACAACATCAAAAATACCGCGCACTGGTTCAAGCGCTTCTGGCGCCCAAGCCGGGCTTGGCATTCATGGATCGAAGGCCACCGGCTGGAGTTTCTGGACATTGCCACACCGCGCCCGCTGGCAGTGCTGGAGCAACGGGTCATGGGCCTGCGCAGCCGGGCATTTTTGGTCACCGAATTTGCCGATGGCCCGGACCTGACCGCATGCTTCGCGCCCTATGTGGAAAACGGCGATGCGCCGGAGGAGCAGATCGATGCATTGGTGCACCTGATGCAGCAGCTGATCCGCGAACGCATCAGCCATGGTGACTTCAAGGGCCACAACCTGTTCTGGCAGGACGGCCAGTGGTCGCTGATCGACCTCGACGCCATGTGCCAGCATGCCACCCAGCTCAGTTTCGCACCGGCCTATGCCCGGGACCGCGCCCGGTTGCTGCGCAACTGGCCGAGTGGCAGCGCCCTGCATCAACGCCTTGACCGTTTACTGCCGAAGTTGGACTAG